Proteins encoded in a region of the Hypomesus transpacificus isolate Combined female chromosome 17, fHypTra1, whole genome shotgun sequence genome:
- the prl gene encoding prolactin: MAQQKSIGTRLHLAVLCMVVSCQAIGLNDLLERAAQRSDKLHSLSTSLMSDLDSHFPPLGRMLMPRPSMCHTSSLQTPNDKQQTLRVTENELLSLIRSLLQAWSSPLFQLSSEAPNLPHPAASAIHSKLRELQDHTQSLGDGLDILVSKMGPSSQLISALPFNGGDVGQDKTSRLVNFNFLMSCFRRDSHKIDSFLKVLRCRAAKIRPEAC, translated from the exons atggctCAGCAAAAATCCATCGGTACCAGACTCCACCTAGCAG tcCTGTGCATGGTGGTGTCCTGTCAAGCCATCGGTCTGAATGACCTGCTGGAGAGAGCTGCTCAACGCTCTGACAAGCTCCACTCCCTCAGCACCTCCCTCATGAGTGACCTG GACTCTCACTTCCCACCCTTGGGCAGGATGTTGATGCCACGCCCCTCCATGTGCCACACCTCATCTCTTCAGACGCCCAATGACAAGCAGCAGACTCTGAGAGTGACG GAGAACGAGCTGCTGTCTCTGATTCGTTCCCTGCTACAAGCCTGGTCCAGCCCACTTTTTCAACTGTCCTCTGAGGCACCCAACCTGCCACACCCAGCCGCTAGTGCCATCCACAGCAAGCTCAGGGAACTGCAGGACCACACCCAGAGCCTGGGGGATGGGCTGGACATACTGGTCAGCAAG ATGGGACCCTCATCCCAGCTCATCTCTGCCCTTCCCTTCAATGGAGGAGATGTTGGCCAGGACAAAACCTCCCGTCTCGTTAACTTCAACTTCCTCATGTCTTGCTTCCGCAGGGACTCCCACAAGATCGACAGTTTCCTCAAAGTCCTCCGTTGCCGAGCTGCTAAAATACGACCTGAAGCTTGCTAA
- the LOC124478976 gene encoding dual specificity protein phosphatase 3-like → MKKIRSRSFAHTVTRQIDMTDFEVSVQQLNDLLANGSGYYSLPSHHFNEVFPRIYVGNAFVAMNVMRLKRLGITHILNAAEGVSFMHVNTDAEYYAGTGITYHGMPASDTDHFDLSVYFEEGADFIEKALAHKDGKGKVYVHCREGYSRSPSLVIAYLMLRHRMDVRSAVAMVRHKREIGPNDGFLRQLCQLNERLASEGKFWNQ, encoded by the exons ATGAAGAAAATACGCAGCCGATCGTTTGCCCACACGGTTACCAGGCAAATCGACATGACAGATTTTGAAGTATCCGTACAACAGTTGAATGACCTATTGGCAAACGGGAGCGGTTACTACAGCCTGCCATCACATCATTTCAACGAAGTGTTCCCCAGGATTTACGTCGGAAACGC GTTTGTGGCGATGAACGTCATGCGCTTGAAACGCTTGGGAATCACCCACATCCTGAACGCCGCCGAGGGCGTCTCCTTCATGCACGTCAACACCGACGCAGAGTACTACGCTGGCACGGGCATCACGTACCACGGCATGCCCGCCAGTGACACTGACCACTTCGACCTGAGCGTCTACTTTGAGGAGGGGGCTGACTTCATAGAGAAGGCACTGGCACATAAAGACGGGAAGG GTAAGGTGTACGTCCACTGCCGAGAGGGCTACAGCCGCTCGCCCTCGCTGGTCATCGCCTACCTGATGCTGCGCCACAGGATGGACGTGCGCTCTGCTGTGGCCATGGTGCGCCACAAGAGAGAGATCGGCCCCAACGATGGCTTCCTGCGACAGCTGTGCCAGCTCAACGAGAGGCTTGCGTCCGAGGGAAAGTTCTGGAACCAGTGA
- the brsk1b gene encoding serine/threonine-protein kinase BRSK1 → MTSKELTVGQSAQYVGPYRLEKTLGKGQTGLVKLGVHCITGQKVAIKIVNREKLSESVLMKVEREIAILKLIEHPHVLKLHDVYENNKYLYLVLEHVSGGELFDYLVKKGRLTPKEARKFFRQIISALDFCHSHSICHRDLKPENLLLDEKNNIRIADFGMASLQVGDSLLETSCGSPHYACPEVIRGEKYDGRRADVWSCGVILFALLVGALPFDHDNLRQLLEKVKSGVFHMPHFIPPDCQALLKGMIEVNPDKRLTLEAIQKHSWYLGGRNEPCPEQPPPRRVCVKRIVSVTELDPDVLDSMHSLGCFRDRSKLTRDLQCEEDNQEKMIYYLLLDRKERYPSCEDEDLPPRNDTDPPRKRVDSPMLTRHVRHRPERKSLEVLSVTDQGSPTPPRRALDTSAHSQRSRSVSGASTGLSSSPLSSPRSPVFTFSQSEVTSASTTQSKDPKPGSATTPRASQRAPDPKTQTLPSKAASDRPHLQSMKSLPLQTPPSPSPSPLLSPIPRFFFFPAPSVFKSVTKNIYPNSAPPVSQVTPQGSPLPTPLGTPVHHPQHPPPTPPSSSSSSSSSRAEGGGGVGGGSLSLTPPSSPGGSGGMAASSSAHWRTRLNSFKNNLLGSPRFHRRKLQVPTSEDMSSLTPESSPELAKKSWFGNFISLEKEEQIFVVIKDKPLSSIKADIVHAFLSIPSLSHSVMSQTSFRAEYKSSGGPSVFQKPVKFQVDIAFSEGDRERERERAEREGKRETGIYSVTFTLISGPSRRFKRVVETIQAQLLSTHDQPSVQALADEKNGQLSSRQPGTPTRQNSRRSEGGGDRGERSDRVERGDAGIGGSGSVLQRRGSGKDKTRLLSSNGTQSQP, encoded by the exons ATGACTAGCAAAGAGCTGACTGTAGGCCAATCGGCCCAGTACGTCGGGCCTTACCGGCTGGAGAAAACGCTGGGGAAAGGGCAGACAG GTCTGGTGAAGTTGGGCGTCCATTGCATAACTGGACAGAAGGTGGCTATAAAGATTGTGAATAGAGAAAAGCTTTCCGAGTCTGTCCTTATGAAG gtggagagagagatagctatTCTTAAACTAATAGAACACCCTCATGTACTGAAGCTGCATGACGTTTATGAGAATAACAAGTATCT ATACCTGGTGCTGGAGCATGTATCAGGTGGAGAGCTCTTTGACTACCTGGTGAAGAAAGGCAGGCTGACCCCTAAAGAGGCCAGGAAGTTCTTCAGGCAGATCATCTCAGCCCTTGACTTCTGCCACAGTCACTCTATATG TCATAGAGATCTAAAGCCAGAGAACCTGCTCCTTGATGAGAAGAACAACATTCGCATTGCTGACTTTGGCATGGCCTCCCTACAGGTTGGGGACAGCCTACTAGAGACGAGCTGTGG ATCTCCCCACTATGCATGTCCAGAAGTGATCAGG GGAGAAAAGTATGATGGCCGCAGGGCTGACGTCTGGAGCTGTGGAGTCATCCTCTTTGCTCTGCTAGTG ggggCGTTACCTTTTGACCATGACAACCTGCGGCAGCTACTGGAGAAGGTGAAGAGTGGGGTGTTCCACATGCCCCACTTCATCCCCCCTGACTGCCAGGCCCTGCTCAAGGGCATGATAGAGGTCAACCCTGACAAGCGGCTCACG CTAGAAGCAATACAGAAACACTCCTGGTACCT CGGGGGGCGTAACGAGCCGTGCCCGGAACAGCCCCCTCCGAGGCGCGTGTGCGTGAAGAGGATCGTGTCTGTGACAGAGCTGGACCCTGACGTGCTGGATAGCATGCACTCTCTGGGCTGCTTCAGGGACCGCAGCAAACTCACACGGGACCTGCAGTGTGAGGA AGATAATCAGGAGAAGATGATCTATTACCTGCTCCTGGACAGGAAAGAACGTTACCCCAGCTGTGAAGACGAAGACCTGCCGCCCAGGAATGACACAG ACCCCCCCAGGAAGCGGGTAGACTCCCCCATGTTAACCCGTCATGTCCGCCATCGTCCTGAGAGGAAGAGTCTGGAAGTCCTGAGTGTGACGGACCAAGGATCCCCGACACCCCCTCGCAGAGCCCTGGACACGTCCGCACACAGccagag GTCTCGTTCTGTCAGTGGCGCCTCCACTGGgctgtcctccagccccctgagCAGTCCCAGG AGCCCAGTGTTCActttcagccaatcagaagtCACCTCTGCCTCAACCACCCAGTCCAAAGACCCCAAACCAGGAAGTGCCACCACTCCTCGGGCATCCCAACGTGCACCCGATCCAAAAACCCAGACCCTGCCTTCTAAGGCGGCTTCTGATCGTCCTCACCTCCAGTCCATGAAGTCCCTCCCCCTTCAGacgcctccttccccctccccctcccctcttctctcccccatccctcgttttttcttcttccctgcTCCCTCCGTCTTCAAGTCTGTCACTAAGAATATCTATCCTAACTCTGCCCCCCCTGTGTCACAGGTCACACCCCAGGGCTCTCCGCTCCCCACCCCTCTGGGTACCCCTGTCCACCAtccccagcacccccctcccacccctccctcctcttcctcctcctcctcttcctccagggcGGAGGGGGGCGGCGGCGTGGGCGGCGGCTCCCTGTCTCttactcctccctccagccccggAGGCAGTGGGGGCATGGCAGCTAGTAGCTCCGCCCACTGGAGGACACGCCTCAATTCATTCAAGAACAACCTGCTGGGGTCACCTCGTTTCCACCGCCGCAAGCTGCAGG tccCTACGTCAGAGGACATGTCTAGTCTAACTCCAGAATCCAGCCCTGA GCTGGCCAAGAAGTCGTGGTTTGGGAATTTCATCAgtttggagaaggaggagcagatcTTTGTTGTGATCAAAGACAAACCACTCAGCTCCATCAAAGCTGACATAGTTCATGCCTTTCTGTCT ATCCCGTCTCTGAGCCACAGCGTCATGTCTCAAACTAGTTTCCGGGCTGAATACAAGTCCTCTGGCGGGCCCTCAGTCTTCCAGAAACCCGTCAAGTTTCAGGTGGACATCGCCTTTTCTGAAGGAGATagggaacgagagagggagagggcggagagggaaggaaagagagagacgggcatCTACAGTGTGACTTTCACCCTAATATCAG GTCCCAGTCGAAGGTTCAAGAGAGTAGTGGAAACGATTCAAGCCCAGCTACTTAGTACTCATGATCAGCCTTCTGTGCAGGCACTGGCTG ATGAGAAGAACGGACAGCTTTCCTCACGTCAGCCCGGCACCCCCACCCGCCAGAACTCCCGCCGCTCCGAAGGCGGAGGGGACCGTGGAGAGCGAAGTGACCGGGTCGAACGTGGGGACGCAGGCATAGGTGGCAGTGGCAGTGTTCTACAGAGGAGAGGATCCGGTAAAGACAAGACCCGACTCCTGTCCTCCAACGGGACCCAGTCTCAGCCCTGA